In Ktedonobacteraceae bacterium, the genomic window TGTATTGCAAGCATATCCTCTCACCGAAGAGGAAAAGCAACAGTTTATCGCTCCGAACTTTGGCTGGATGATTGAGAACAGGCTGGCTGGCGTCTCCTATCCACGCTCTGAGGATACCATCGCTCTGTTGAGCAAACTAGGAGTACAGGCGTTACTCACCCTATCGGAAGAGTCATTGCCAGCTGAACTGCTCAGCAAGTATCAGCTTCGAGCGGAGCATTTGCCTGTAACCGACTTTACTGCTCCAACTCTTGAGCAGGTCAAGCGAGCCATAGACATTATTGACGACTTTCTGGCGCAGGGCTTACCGGTTGCCGTCCATTGTCGAGCGGGCCTTGGCCGCACCGGAACCATCCTGGCATGCTACCTGGTCTCGCAGGGCTGTAGCGCCAGGGAAGCGATTGAGCAGGTACGCATGAAACGCCCAGGTTCGATTGAGACGGCTGAGCAGGAGGCGGTAGTTGAGAAGTTTTTGCATATCTGTCAGAAGAAGAAGGAGGAGCCATCTCGCTCTGATGAACTTCGCTAAAATGCTGTTAGGAACAACACCTCGTGCCTTCCCTCCCCTGGCCCCTGGCTTGCCCACTCGACAAAACCTCTACAGCATGCTACACTACAGGCCATAAAATGGATGAGGGGG contains:
- a CDS encoding dual specificity protein phosphatase family protein, whose product is MSEEIVQQIKERMYSDPAFRHELIDSPLRVLQAYPLTEEEKQQFIAPNFGWMIENRLAGVSYPRSEDTIALLSKLGVQALLTLSEESLPAELLSKYQLRAEHLPVTDFTAPTLEQVKRAIDIIDDFLAQGLPVAVHCRAGLGRTGTILACYLVSQGCSAREAIEQVRMKRPGSIETAEQEAVVEKFLHICQKKKEEPSRSDELR